A region of Salvia splendens isolate huo1 chromosome 17, SspV2, whole genome shotgun sequence DNA encodes the following proteins:
- the LOC121774557 gene encoding uncharacterized protein LOC121774557, translating into MSESNDNRNPEGTENGQFARLFAEFMRTSIAQSQQITTTTPNHPETQRIDTSPLLIGTKLNGENYSLWAIHMMAAISGRGMISHITGVPTPPARTDPTFSRWQQGDHCVFTWLIQNLEQKLVNRVSQYPTARDVWKSLEVTYASGGDKIQVYDLYTRANRLKQTDESLEDIWTILNDLWVSIDQKQPNRMQYPEDIKIYNNEKEEQRLYQLLVALNDKYEGVKKEILRLEPLPSVEVAYGILRREDTRASILKAGDNGAAQGVAAGLIARQPWINQSAHRPSPHRSGGNADGNWNKKTEEEKLRLTCTHCGKKKHTRDTCFELHGYPEWWEEWKSKPPPRGGRGMEAVANGGGEPVAAAIGGNAEATTSRGNNQPEEITLRTVSFAHGGIGEDTAQMGGGNGRGTLGFGDLSQSPITFGKLIKAPHPIKYPHLQPKQIINSEKHPTSLNIPESAPLVCKNKFQPLENLSDNLPTSYALSISSSTKNDKWIFDCGATDTVTFDKSDISSMHMAPKSYIQNANGELTPVVGAGTVKISPSLTLSNCLYVPSMSHKLLSISHVTKELNCTLLMQPNFCLLQDIRTGKIIGRGTE; encoded by the coding sequence ATGTCAGAATCCAATGACAACCGAAATCCAGAAGGAACCGAAAATGGGCAATTTGCTCGATTATTTGCTGAGTTCATGCGCACCAGCATCGCACAAAGCCAACAAATCACAACCACCacaccaaaccatccagaaacCCAAAGAATCGATACCTCACCATTGTTGATTGGAACCAAACTCAATGGAGAAAACTACTCACTCTGGGCCATCCACATGATGGCGGCAATCAGCGGGAGGGGTATGATATCTCACATTACTGGAGTCCCAACCCCTCCGGCAAGAACCGATCCCACCTTCAGTAGATGGCAGCAAGGAGACCACTGCGTATTCACGTGGTTGATCCAAAACTTGGAGCAGAAATTAGTAAATCGGGTATCTCAATACCCAACCGCCCGAGACGTATGGAAGAGCCTGGAGGTTACGTATGCAAGCGGCGGCGACAAAATCCAAGTGTATGATCTATACACAAGAGCAAACAGATTAAAACAGACAGATGAATCATTGGAGGATATATGGACTATCCTCAACGATTTATGGGTATCGATTGATCAGAAGCAACCCAATCGAATGCAATACCCAGAAGACATCAAGATTTACAACAATGAAAAAGAAGAACAGAGGCTGTATCAACTACTCGTGGCATTGAACGACAAGTATGAGGGAGTCAAGAAGGAAATACTCAGATTGGAGCCACTGCCGTCAGTAGAGGTGGCATACGGAATCCTCCGGCGAGAGGACACCAGAGCAAGCATCCTGAAGGCAGGGGATAACGGGGCTGCACAAGGAGTCGCGGCTGGACTCATTGCAAGGCAACCATGGATCAACCAATCCGCTCACCGCCCCTCCCCTCACCGAAGCGGCGGCAACGCCGACGGAAATTGGAACAAGAAAACGGAGGAGGAGAAGCTACGACTCACATGCACCCACTGTGGAAAGAAAAAGCACACTCGGGACACATGCTTCGAACTCCACGGCTATCCAGAATGGTGGGAGGAGTGGAAATCAAAGCCACCGCCTCGAGGGGGAAGAGGAATGGAAGCCGTGGCGAATGGAGGAGGGGAGCCGGTAGCCGCCGCCATCGGGGGTAACGCTGAGGCCACGACATCCCGAGGCAACAACCAGCCGGAGGAGATTACCCTCAGAACAGTCTCCTTCGCTCACGGTGGAATCGGAGAGGACACGGCGCAAATGGGAGGCGGAAATGGTAGAGGTACACTAGGGTTTGGGGATTTATCCCAAAGTCCTATTACTTTCGGGAAATTAATAAAAGCACCCCACCCCATTAAATATCCTCACCTTCAGCCCAAACAAATCATAAATTCCGAAAAGCACCCTACCAGTTTAAATATTCCCGAATCTGCCCCATTAGTTtgcaaaaataaatttcaaccaCTTGAGAATTTATCCGATAATTTGCCCACATCATATGCTCTGTCCATTTCCTCCAGTACAAAAAATGACaagtggatttttgattgtggagccACGGATACTGTAACTTTTGATAAATCTGATATCTCTAGCATGCATATGGCACCAAAGAGTTATATTCAAAATGCGAACGGAGAGTTGACACCTGTAGTAGGAGCAGGAACTGTCAAAATTTCACCAAGTTTAACGTTATCTAATTGCCTATATGTTCCCTCTATGTCGCATAAACTGCTCTCGATTAGCCATGTGACTAAGGAACTGAATTGTACTCTCCTAATGCAACCGAATTTTTGCCTGTTGCAGGATATCAGGACAGGGAaaattattggacgtggcactgagtGA
- the LOC121773468 gene encoding protein SRC2 homolog: protein MASGTTHRPQQPKLYDLDVTIVSAKHLKNVNWRNGDLKPYVILWVDPDRRQATKPDDSGSTRPVWNQRFVLPLTLPLRDYALTLEVFHSKPSETPKPLVGAHRFDLRDLAAESAQSSIQLRNFELHRPSGRPHGKIRVKIGLIERPVENYHPAPAPASNYYNFSAPPPPMPYRGYSPSPYSTLPPPSSSFSPPPQPYYSYSDPHSGYYSSYYSPQPRPFLERQPSYGGSVASGPSAPVDYTPYDYHKRSVGKPGMGMGMGMGTGLAVGAAAGALGGMTLEEGIKYEEEKIGERVENDVCSAARDDHRYGDYRSDY from the coding sequence ATGGCCTCCGGCACCACCCACCGCCCGCAGCAGCCCAAGCTCTACGACCTCGACGTCACGATCGTCTCCGCCAAGCACCTTAAGAACGTCAATTGGAGGAACGGCGATCTCAAGCCCTACGTCATCCTCTGGGTCGACCCGGACCGCCGCCAGGCCACCAAACCCGACGACTCCGGATCCACCCGACCCGTCTGGAACCAGCGCTTCGTCCTCCCCCTCACTCTCCCCCTCCGCGACTACGCCCTCACACTCGAGGTCTTCCACTCCAAGCCATCCGAAACGCCCAAACCCTTGGTCGGCGCTCACCGCTTCGACCTCCGAGATCTCGCCGCCGAATCAGCTCAATCGTCGATTCAACTCAGGAATTTCGAGCTCCACCGCCCCTCCGGCCGCCCTCACGGCAAGATCCGAGTGAAGATCGGCTTGATCGAGCGCCCCGTGGAAAATTACCATCCTGCCCCCGCCCCTGCCTCCAATTATTACAATTTCTCCGCCCCTCCGCCGCCGATGCCCTACAGAGGATACTCTCCTTCTCCGTATTCCACTCTCCCGCCGCCGTCGTCGTCGTTTTCTCCGCCTCCGCAGCCTTATTACTCCTACTCTGATCCGCACTCGGGGTACTATTCGTCTTATTACTCGCCGCAGCCGCGTCCTTTTCTAGAGCGGCAGCCGAGCTATGGTGGATCGGTGGCATCGGGGCCGAGCGCTCCGGTGGACTACACGCCGTATGATTACCATAAACGGAGCGTGGGGAAgccggggatggggatggggatgggaaTGGGAACGGGATTGGCAGTGGGAGCCGCGGCAGGAGCTCTCGGAGGGATGACATTGGAGGAGGGTATTAAATATGAGGAAGAGAAGATTGGGGAAAGGGTGGAGAATGATGTTTGTTCGGCTGCGAGGGATGATCATCGGTATGGGGATTATCGAAGTGATTATTAG